In the genome of Microcoleus vaginatus PCC 9802, the window GTTTCGCCAACCAGCCACGCTATAATCGGCCAAAATATGGTAAATACTACGGTACAAGCTAATGCTTTACCAATGGTTTGTTTTTGGGGACGGAGGTAGGGTAAGATTTGCCAGTATGTCGATCGAGTTTTCAAGATATTTTACCTCTGCAAGTTCTGTTTTTACAGATATCTGAGCCAAAACATGATATCAGCGATCGGGCAAGTCTCAACAATCATTCTTGACCGTCGGCATGAGTAGCCTGTACCTTAGCCCCCGCGACAACTTCGCCCCGAAAGGCGGCTGACTGTCCGGGTGCAAGAGTAACTGGTTCAGCGTAGATAAATCCGTTGTCAATTAAATTGCCTGACTCGTCCAAAACTTCATAATTGACTTTGACATTCTTGATTATTTTGCAGCCTTGATTAAGGACTTGACCGCTGAAAAAGTTGCCGTCATAATTAGTCGTCGCAATTGACACTTTCGCAGCAATGTTGGCACCGGGAATGCAAGTTTGGGAAGTTCCTAAAGATGGCTGTTTCTCGCATAACTTGCCCAAGTCTACTGTTTTGCCGTCGGGGGTTTTCATGTAGCAAAACGGCTCGTCAACTGGGAAATTTTGAGCCATTGTATTTGTAAAGTCTGTAAGCAAAGGGCGAGCCGATATTGGCGACATTAGCAAACTAGATAAAGCTAGGGTTAAAGGTAAAATAATCATGTTTTTTGGCAAAAGTGGTACAATATAATTCACATAAATTTTACCTTTGCATATCTCTATGTAGGGTGGATGTTATAACTAATTTAATTTTTCGGGCGGGCTAGAAGCCCACCCCACAAGAATTAGATGTGCGTGGCTCAAAGCCACACCACAAGAATTAGATGCGCGTTGCTCAAAGCCACCACACAAGAATTAGATAAGCACCTTCCGAGATTATCTAATACTCGGCTTTCTATTCCTAAGATTCCGCGCTCCGGGAACTTTCCGGCTAGGACGGCGATTGTTCAAATTACTCGCTGTTCGAGCATTCAAAGCATCAGCAGAAGGTATCAAACCTAAGTCTTGCAAAATTTCAACAGCCGCCCTTTGTCCAGTTTCGCAACCGCCTTCCATGTAACCTTGATTTTCCAGCGAAGTGTGTTCCCCGGCAAAATATAAATTGCCAACTCGTTCGCCTTCAACGCCGTACATTTGTGTCCACTGTCCCACTAAATAGCAGGCATAAGAACCTTTGAAAAAGCGTTCTCCCGGCCAATAAGCTCGCACAGCTTTGCCCGATCGCAAATTTCTCACTCCGGGAAAAACTCTTTCAAATTGGTTCAAAAATCTTTGTGCTTGGTCTTCGGGAGTTCCGGCACCGATCGACAAACCCTGCTTTCCTCCTGTAAAATTAGTAACTAAACCGTTAGGAGTAGGGGCGAAAGGCGTAGCTTCCCAGGTATTCTGGAATCCTAAATCGCTATAAACAGAAGCAGTCGAGCGATAAAGTTCTCGCCAAATTCGGCTGCGGTAGCCAGTAATTAACTTAGAATTAGTACCGTAACCCAACTGCTCGATCGCCCTGCGCTTTGGTTGGGGCAAAGGTACGTTAATTCTAACGTCTCGCAGAGTGCTGAACGGCAAAGTTAATAAAACTCGCTCGTAAGTGCGCTCGAACGCGCTTTGTCCCGATCGCAAATTTACCCGATAGCGGCCATCAGGCAAAAGAGTAATCGCTTCCAAAACCGTCCCCGCCTCGATCGAACCAGACAATTGACCCGCCAAACGGTTGATAATTTGACTATTACCGCCGTCAATTTGATAACGCTCATCGCTGTTGCCGTACAATTCAAAACTGCCCGCCTCAGAACCGATTAAAAACAGCAGATTTAACGCCGACTGTTCTTCAGGATCTCGACCGTATTCAGTCGTGTAAGCAATGCGGAGTAACTGCCGGACAATCGTGCTAGTCTCAGCTTGGTCTACATATTCAGCGATCGAAAGATTGTCCAATCTTTCCGCTGCTTCCGTAAAATCAAGATAGCTAATTTCATCGCCAACCGTCTCCAAATCAGCAGTAATTTTACTCGCTAGCGGCGCAAAATCTGCGATTATTTGCTCAAGAGAAAAGCGGCGCCCTTGAAAGAAAAAAGTATCCTTCACCAGTCCACTCTGCACTTGGGCTAAGTCGATCGCCCGCAAACCCAATTCCGACGCCAGCGAGATTAAATTAGTGTGGCCGGTGTCAATAAATTCTCCCCCCAACTCTGCCGGAATCAGCGTTCCAGCCACCTTGGGAATAGTGCGTATCCGCCCCCCCACGCGGTTAGTTGCCTCGATTATATCGGCGCGCACGCCCGCTTGGCGCAAGCGATAAGCCGCCGTCAAACCCGCAATTCCCGCACCCACAACCAAAATGGGCGATCGTCCGCCCTGTTGAGCAAAAGCTCCCCCTCCCTCCCTGGTAAAAGTCACAGCAGCGACAGCCCCCACAGCAGCTAAGCCCCCGTGCAGCAAGCGACGCCGAGATATGGGAGAATTGGGAATGCCAGCGCTCAGCATCCCCAGCAGTTCATCAGCCGGAATGCCCGTTTCCCTTGATTTCTGAGCAATACTCGCAGCGCGGCGCAGCATTGCCATCAGTCCAGATTTAGCCATAATTAAGACATCCTCACAAAACAAAACTTTGATGTAAACTGGATTCTCGATCGTCCACTTTCCAGACTAAAGTCCAGAGAGATTTTTTTAATAATGCTAACCCTCAGAACACTGTTCGACAGCAAATTTTATCTCGAAAACAACCCAGATGTCGCCGTAGCAGTTGCCAGAGGCACGGTATCGAGTCCCTTCGATCACTACCGAAAAATTGGCAAATTTGAAAATCGCGACCCCAATGCCCTGTTCGACGCCAGCTATTATTTAGACACCAATACAGATGTAGCGACATCAGCGAAACTCAACGGTTTTTCAGGCGCCGATCACTTTATCAGATTCGGTCAATTTGAACGACGCAATCCCAACCCTTTCTTCGATGTTGGTTTCTATTTAGCAAGCAACCCAGATGTTCAGACAGCAGTCCAAACCAATCAATTTACCCCATTTGAACACTACTTCAAAGTCGGTCAATTAGAAAACCGCAAAGCCAGCGTTTTCTTCGATCCCAGCTTTTATCTAGAAAAATATCCGCTGGTAGGAGCAGCAGTCAATAGCGGCGCAGTTAAAAGTGCGATCGACCACTACATTCAATTCGGTCAACAAGAAGGACTGTTAAGCATTATCCCCGATCCCGCAGACAATTTGAACGCGGCAAAAAGCCTGGGCATTCTGACAGAAATTCAAACGGCGAGCGATTTTGTGGGAGCTGCTGAACCAGCCGACATTTACAGTTTTATCCTTAATACTCCCAGCCTTTTCAGTGTAACTGTTGACGGTTTGAGTGCAGATGTTGATGTTGAATTAATTCAAGATATCAACGGCAACGGCGCAGTTGGATCAGACGATCTGATTGCTTCGTCTAACAATTTAAGCACGGCTTCAGAAACGATTGTCAGCAATGGGCCTTTACCTGCGGGGATTTATTTCGTCCGCGTTTCTCAATTTCAAGGCGATACAAATTATGACTTGAGATTGCTTTCCGCTCCTTCTCCCACGCCGCTTCTATGACATGAGGGTTTACACTCGAAGGCAGTCCAAATCAGAAGGTGGAAGACAGAATGCAGAATTAAAGAAAAATTTATAATTAAATAATTCTGCGGGTTTGTCAGTTAGATACTGTCCGGTTAATGACTTATAATATAATTGTTTGTTGTCACCCTCTTAAGAGAAGAGAAGACTTAAGTCCTCACTACAAACCTAATTATAAATTTTTGACCGTACTTGATATTAAAACAAACAATTCTCTCTTCCATCTTCCATCTTCCAGTGGGCCGATATTTCACTTATTAGTTTCTTACCCCCTGGGAGAGGGCAAAGATTGAACAGGTGCCGGAGGCCAATTAGAGCGACTTCTGGTTAGAGTAGTAGACACCAAAGCATAGCCCAAAACAGCGGGAAGCACGATCGCACTCAGAAACACGATCGCCGCAGCCCAACTCATCGCATTCGATATCGGGCCGTAATGAGTGCGGTAAGGGTCAAAGGTGGGTAAATTAGGCCTCGGGGCGTCCCGCAGCGCGATCGGACGTTTGAACCGCACCCGCCTGTCATCGAGCTTTTCGAGCAAAATCCAGCCAACCTCCGCCTCTTCGCGGCACAGCTTGTGAAAAATCGCAGGATTGCGAAACAAATCGTTGCTAGCCCGCACAATCTTGTACTCCCAAACCGTCAAATCAACAGCATTAGGAGCGGGTTTGGGATTGCCATTGGATGGCGCATTTTCAGGCGCATTAAAATTATCTTCTTGAGATTCGTACCGAGTCAAAACTTCCTCCTCCTCATTGTATTTTTGCCACGCAGCCAATTGCTCGCGGCTCACCAATACACCCGCGAGCGCCGCCTCCAAGCCGAGACTGCCAACCATCAAACTCCAAATCAGAATTTCAACCATAAAAGGAGTTAAAAATCAAAAACTAGAAAGACTCACTTTTAACTTTCAATCTTTAATTTTCAAATAGCCTTCCACCAAACAATCTGCACCCACTGCGCGCCAAGAAACCCGCTCTAAAGCCAAAGCATCAGTCATTGCCGAAAACCCCAAATCTCCTACAGGAGTTGGAGCTCCTTGGCCACCGACAATTTTAGGAGCAATAAAAGCCATAATTTTTTGAACTGCACCCTCAGCAATTGCCTCGGCCGCCAAAGTGCCGCCACACTCCCAGAGTACAGAAAGAAAAGATCGATCGTACAAATAAGCCATAACATTAGTCGGCGTCAGCGGCGACAATTCCACAACTTCCACCCCTTTTGCGATCAAAAATTCCTGAAATTCGCGGTTAACCCCAGGCTCAGTCAGCACCAAAGTAGCCGCCACAGAGGTTTCCCACAACCAAGCCGACTTCGGCAAATCCAAAGTGCGACTCATCACCACCCGCAGAGGATTATTCCTATCAGGCTGGTGGCTCGTCAGTAGAGGATTGTCCAGACGCACCGTATTTCCCCCAACAATCACTGCATCGCAGCCGACGCGCACCCGGTGTACCTCGCTCCGAGCCTCCTCGCCTGTCACCCAAGCGCTGTGCCCGGTACTGGTAGCAATTTTACCGTCCAAAGTCATTGCATATTTCAAAATTCCAAAAGGCCGGCGGTACAAAATTCGGTGTACAAAAGCCTCGTTGAGTTTCTGGCAAGCTTCCCCTTCCACTCCCGCCACCACTTCAATGCCAGCCTCTCGCAACCGGGCCAGCCCAGTTCCAGCTACCAAAGGATTCGGATCGACCATGCCAGCCACTACTTTTGCCACCTTGGCCTTAACTAAAGCTTCGGAACAGGGAGGAGTCCGCCCGTAGTGGTTGCAGGGTTCCAGGTTCACGTAGACGGTCGCTCCTTCGGCGAGTTCCCCCGCTTCCCGGAGCGCAAAAACTTCGGCGTGAGGTTGACCCGCACCGGGATGAAACCCTTCGCCGACAATCTTGCCGTCTCGGACAATTACAGAACCGACAAGGGGGTTGGGTGCGGTTTTGCCGAGAGCACGGCGAGCCAATTCTATGCAGCGGCGCATCATGGCTCGATCGAACTCTTGAATTTCGCTGTTGTCCAGTTGTTTTGTACCTTGCTGCTGTCCGTTAGCTAAGCTGGCGATCGCTTGAGCGTCCGCCGGAAAAGTTTCCATAAGATTTTGGTATGATATCTATCCCTGAGTGTACTGACTTTGATGTTAATTTTGGCTGCGATCCGACGATCGATTGCGGCTGGGGCAAACTGTACGTTACCACTGAGATATTGCACCATTCTCAATTAGCCTTTTATGAACAGGCAAGATGCCTGTTCCACAAGAAAACTTATCTTTTGTGGAACAGGCATCTTGCCTGTTGCTGACAATGGTGCAAGATGTGAGTTACCAGGAGCGAAGGGTCAATTTACGCGATCGGGCAGGCACGCCCCAACAAATAGCTTTAACATGAGGAAAGAATAGCAGGCGCTTGAAAAAACCATGAGTCAGGACATGAAGCGGGAATTTGCCAGCCGCGACGAATTAATTGCCTACGTGCGTGAACAGTTCCCCGAAGCCGCCGCCCGGGACAGCAGCGTACCCCCAACCCCAGGCGGGCGGAAAGCAGCCGAGACAGCCCTGCAACAAGTCGATCCCGGCAAGTACGCTTCAACCCGCAATTTCCTCAACGGTGCGATAACGCGCTTGTCACCCTATTTACGCTACGGAGTTTTGAGTCTGGCGGAAGTCCGGGATGCCGTGCTGGAGAAGGTGCGGCATCGAGAAGAGGCCGTAAAACTCGTCAACGAGTTGGGTTGGCGGGATTATTGGCAGCGACTGTACGCGGAATTGGGCAACGGGATTTGGCAAGACCGGGAACCCTACAAAACTGGCTACACTGCTAAAGATTACAGCGAAACTCTGCCGGAGGATGTCATTGAGGGATCGACTGGTTTGTTTTGCATCGACAGTTTCAGCCGCGAGTTGCGAGAAACTGGTTATTTGCACAATCACCAGCGGATGTGGACTGCCGCTTATCTCGTACACTGGCGCCGCGTGCGCTGGCAAGCCGGAGCTCGCTGGTTTTTGCAACATTTGCTAGATGGAGATCCGGCGAGCAATAATCTTTCTTGGCAGTGGGTAGCAAGCACTTTTAGTCACAAACCTTATTTTTTTAATCGGGAAAATTTGGAGCGTTACACTAAGGCGGTTTATTGTCGCGATTGTCCTATGTACGGGCAATGCGATTTTGAGGGAACTTACGAATATTTGGAAGGGCAGTTGTTTCCTCAGGGAGAAAAGGTCGATCGTAGCGGCGGTTCTAAAAGTTGGCAGGACTTTCAAAAGCGCCGGAAAAATTAAGGAAGTTCGGCAACCGATTCGCTTTCTTCGGATTTAACGGATTTAACACCAATTCTCAATTACCAATTCCCAATTCCCAATTCCCAATTCCCAATTTATGAACAATCCGATTATTTGGCTGCACGGCGACTGCTTGAGTCCTGAAGGCCCGGCTTTTAAAGCGCACCCAGAGGCACCGGCAATCTGGGTTTGGGATGACGCGCTTATTGATGAATGGCAGTTGAGTCTCAAACGAATGGTGTTTATTTACGAATGTTTGCTGGAGTTGCCGGTAGTTATTCGGCGGGGCGATGTGGCTGCGGAAGTTATCGCTTTTGCTAAAGAATCCGGCGCGAATCAAGTGGTGACTGCGGAAAGTCCCAGTCCTCGGTTTCAGGATATTTGCCGCGAAATTAAGCGATCGCACCCTGTAGAAGTTTTGCCGCCCGAACCCTTTGTCCGCTACGATGGTTACATTGATTTGAAGCGTTTTTCTCGCTATTGGCGCGTCGCTGAAAAATATGTTTTCTAATTGTAATTGTAATTGGGAATTGGAAATTGGAAATTGAAAAGAGGTGTTCTTTTCTCTTCTTCCCTCTTCCTTCTTCCCTCTTCCTTCTTCCTTCTTCCTTCTTCCTTCTTCCCTCTTCCTTCTTCCTTCTTCCCTCTTCCTTCAACTCCCCTTCAAACGCTCCAACAGCCATTGAAATCTCGATGCCGCCAAATCAGGATTTTCGACATTTTGCGGGATGGCGTCCTCGTCGTCGGGCTCTTGATACATTAAACCATCACTATCATCGCCGAAGCGCTGGACTGTACCCCGCAGTCTCGACGACAGAAATTTGGTAATCGCCCGATAAAACCGCAGGGAAAAAAGCACGTCTTGCTCGAGTTTTTCAGTTAGCAGCCGCCGGGGAATTGACAGGATGACGCACTCTTCAATTGCCGTGACGCTAGCAGAAGGAAGCCTCCCGTCTACAAAAGACATTTCGCCCAAAACTTCCCCGGCAATAATTTTTCCAATTTCTTTGTCGCCCAAAGATGATACAGCAACGCTCAAAGTTCCCTCCAGAACTATGTACAGGGCGTCTAAGGGCTTACCTTCGGTGATCAGAGTTGTGCCGGGGAGGATTTGGGTGCGGGTGCCGTTGGCGAGCATCCAATCGATGTCGCGATCGCTCAATTCGCCTAAGATGACTAGAACTTTGCTCATAAAGTCAGGTTGAGATGAGATAATTTGTATTTTTTTACTTGTTTAGTTGCGTGGTGTTGTTAGATGGTCAGACCCTGAGCGAAAGCGAAGGCTAAACTTTACAAATAGAACACTAATTTTTACACAATTTTCATAATATTCAGTAATTTTGACACTA includes:
- a CDS encoding cyclic nucleotide-binding protein — its product is MSKVLVILGELSDRDIDWMLANGTRTQILPGTTLITEGKPLDALYIVLEGTLSVAVSSLGDKEIGKIIAGEVLGEMSFVDGRLPSASVTAIEECVILSIPRRLLTEKLEQDVLFSLRFYRAITKFLSSRLRGTVQRFGDDSDGLMYQEPDDEDAIPQNVENPDLAASRFQWLLERLKGS
- a CDS encoding deoxyribodipyrimidine photo-lyase; translation: MSQDMKREFASRDELIAYVREQFPEAAARDSSVPPTPGGRKAAETALQQVDPGKYASTRNFLNGAITRLSPYLRYGVLSLAEVRDAVLEKVRHREEAVKLVNELGWRDYWQRLYAELGNGIWQDREPYKTGYTAKDYSETLPEDVIEGSTGLFCIDSFSRELRETGYLHNHQRMWTAAYLVHWRRVRWQAGARWFLQHLLDGDPASNNLSWQWVASTFSHKPYFFNRENLERYTKAVYCRDCPMYGQCDFEGTYEYLEGQLFPQGEKVDRSGGSKSWQDFQKRRKN
- a CDS encoding FAD-dependent oxidoreductase gives rise to the protein MAKSGLMAMLRRAASIAQKSRETGIPADELLGMLSAGIPNSPISRRRLLHGGLAAVGAVAAVTFTREGGGAFAQQGGRSPILVVGAGIAGLTAAYRLRQAGVRADIIEATNRVGGRIRTIPKVAGTLIPAELGGEFIDTGHTNLISLASELGLRAIDLAQVQSGLVKDTFFFQGRRFSLEQIIADFAPLASKITADLETVGDEISYLDFTEAAERLDNLSIAEYVDQAETSTIVRQLLRIAYTTEYGRDPEEQSALNLLFLIGSEAGSFELYGNSDERYQIDGGNSQIINRLAGQLSGSIEAGTVLEAITLLPDGRYRVNLRSGQSAFERTYERVLLTLPFSTLRDVRINVPLPQPKRRAIEQLGYGTNSKLITGYRSRIWRELYRSTASVYSDLGFQNTWEATPFAPTPNGLVTNFTGGKQGLSIGAGTPEDQAQRFLNQFERVFPGVRNLRSGKAVRAYWPGERFFKGSYACYLVGQWTQMYGVEGERVGNLYFAGEHTSLENQGYMEGGCETGQRAAVEILQDLGLIPSADALNARTASNLNNRRPSRKVPGARNLRNRKPSIR
- a CDS encoding calcium-binding protein, yielding MLTLRTLFDSKFYLENNPDVAVAVARGTVSSPFDHYRKIGKFENRDPNALFDASYYLDTNTDVATSAKLNGFSGADHFIRFGQFERRNPNPFFDVGFYLASNPDVQTAVQTNQFTPFEHYFKVGQLENRKASVFFDPSFYLEKYPLVGAAVNSGAVKSAIDHYIQFGQQEGLLSIIPDPADNLNAAKSLGILTEIQTASDFVGAAEPADIYSFILNTPSLFSVTVDGLSADVDVELIQDINGNGAVGSDDLIASSNNLSTASETIVSNGPLPAGIYFVRVSQFQGDTNYDLRLLSAPSPTPLL
- the ribD gene encoding bifunctional diaminohydroxyphosphoribosylaminopyrimidine deaminase/5-amino-6-(5-phosphoribosylamino)uracil reductase RibD; the encoded protein is METFPADAQAIASLANGQQQGTKQLDNSEIQEFDRAMMRRCIELARRALGKTAPNPLVGSVIVRDGKIVGEGFHPGAGQPHAEVFALREAGELAEGATVYVNLEPCNHYGRTPPCSEALVKAKVAKVVAGMVDPNPLVAGTGLARLREAGIEVVAGVEGEACQKLNEAFVHRILYRRPFGILKYAMTLDGKIATSTGHSAWVTGEEARSEVHRVRVGCDAVIVGGNTVRLDNPLLTSHQPDRNNPLRVVMSRTLDLPKSAWLWETSVAATLVLTEPGVNREFQEFLIAKGVEVVELSPLTPTNVMAYLYDRSFLSVLWECGGTLAAEAIAEGAVQKIMAFIAPKIVGGQGAPTPVGDLGFSAMTDALALERVSWRAVGADCLVEGYLKIKD